In one Salipiger abyssi genomic region, the following are encoded:
- a CDS encoding class 1 fructose-bisphosphatase: MTDRNPYSPDAPIPARLRPAMEALGRVGRDLSRRIARGPLGGQLAATVGDNADGDRQKALDVMADEAFATELKGSGVRWYASEEQETVAEIDPAGPLALAIDPLDGSSNIETNVSIGTIFSIREADEDGAASFLRPGHEQIAAGYIIYGPQCMMLVTFGDGVQDYILDPETGLFTLVNSALTISQESTEFAINASNYRHWPQPVRAYIDDCLAGAEGPRARNFNMRWIASLVAETHRILARGGLFLYPGDARPGYAMGRLRMVYECAPIAMLVEQAQGHATDGTTRILDKIPDSLHARTPFVFGSATKVDRVGAYFDLPEQEVSALFGNRGLFRV, from the coding sequence ATGACCGACCGCAACCCCTATTCCCCGGATGCGCCGATCCCGGCCCGTCTGCGCCCCGCCATGGAGGCGCTCGGCCGGGTCGGCCGCGACCTGTCCCGCCGCATTGCCCGCGGCCCGCTCGGAGGCCAGCTTGCCGCGACCGTCGGCGACAATGCCGATGGCGACCGGCAAAAGGCGCTCGACGTGATGGCCGACGAGGCCTTCGCGACCGAGCTGAAAGGCAGCGGCGTGCGCTGGTACGCGTCCGAAGAGCAGGAGACCGTGGCCGAGATCGACCCGGCCGGCCCGCTGGCGCTGGCCATCGACCCGCTGGACGGCTCGTCCAACATCGAGACCAATGTCTCCATCGGCACGATCTTTTCCATCCGCGAGGCGGACGAGGACGGCGCCGCCAGTTTCCTGCGCCCCGGTCACGAACAGATCGCCGCCGGCTACATCATCTACGGGCCGCAATGCATGATGCTCGTCACCTTCGGCGACGGTGTGCAGGATTACATCCTCGACCCCGAGACCGGCCTCTTCACCCTGGTGAACAGCGCGCTGACGATTTCGCAGGAAAGCACGGAATTCGCCATCAACGCCTCGAACTACCGCCATTGGCCGCAGCCGGTGCGCGCCTATATCGACGATTGCCTCGCTGGCGCCGAAGGCCCCCGCGCCCGGAATTTCAACATGCGCTGGATCGCCTCGCTGGTGGCCGAAACCCACCGCATCCTGGCGCGCGGCGGGCTCTTTCTCTATCCCGGCGACGCCCGCCCCGGCTATGCCATGGGCCGGCTGCGCATGGTCTATGAATGCGCCCCCATCGCCATGCTGGTGGAGCAGGCACAGGGCCATGCCACCGACGGCACCACGCGCATTCTCGACAAGATCCCCGACAGCCTGCACGCGCGCACGCCCTTCGTCTTCGGCTCGGCCACCAAGGTCGACCGCGTCGGCGCCTATTTCGACCTTCCCGAACAGGAAGTCTCCGCCCTCTTCGGCAATCGCGGCCTGTTCCGCGTCTGA
- a CDS encoding ABC transporter permease, with translation MLWETVRLALLAITRNALRSFLTVLGVVIGVAAVIAMVTIGQGSSEQVTADVESLGSDVLMLRPGSSFGGPGVSDTVAEFTLRDADALGELSVLSAVAPVVNSPATAVYGNANSSTTVTGSSNDYLDVANWTILRGRSFSPAEESSGAAVCILGESVRQELFGNADPTGETIRIKTVSCDVIGYLEAKGAGMMGQDQDDLILMPIRAVQRRLVGSTDVSSFQLALAPGVSADRGTREIEALMRERRRIQIDEADDFRVMDMAQIASMLTSVNSVLTGLLSAVAAVSLLVGGIGIMNIMLVSVTERTREIGIRLAIGATARQVLTQFLVEAIVLSVLGGVIGILLGFAIAFAAAQLMAIPFTPSIEIVGLAFVFSGLVGVVFGYFPARRAARLDPIEALRHQ, from the coding sequence ATGCTTTGGGAAACCGTGCGCCTGGCGCTTCTGGCGATCACGCGCAATGCGCTGCGCTCCTTCCTGACGGTGCTGGGGGTGGTGATCGGCGTTGCCGCCGTCATCGCCATGGTGACCATCGGGCAGGGCTCTTCGGAACAGGTGACCGCGGATGTGGAGAGCCTCGGCAGCGACGTGCTGATGCTGCGCCCCGGCAGCAGCTTCGGCGGCCCGGGCGTGTCTGACACCGTCGCCGAGTTCACCCTGCGCGATGCCGATGCGCTGGGCGAGCTCAGCGTGCTTTCGGCGGTGGCCCCGGTGGTCAACAGCCCCGCCACCGCCGTCTATGGCAACGCCAACAGCAGCACCACGGTGACCGGCAGCAGCAACGATTATCTCGACGTGGCGAACTGGACGATCCTGCGCGGGCGCAGCTTCAGCCCCGCCGAGGAAAGCTCGGGCGCGGCGGTCTGCATCCTCGGCGAAAGCGTCCGCCAGGAGCTTTTCGGCAATGCCGATCCCACCGGCGAGACGATCCGGATCAAGACCGTGTCCTGCGATGTGATCGGCTATCTCGAAGCCAAGGGCGCGGGCATGATGGGGCAGGATCAGGACGACCTGATCCTGATGCCGATCCGCGCCGTGCAGCGGCGGCTGGTGGGATCCACCGATGTGTCGAGCTTCCAGCTGGCGCTGGCGCCCGGGGTCTCGGCGGATCGTGGCACCCGCGAGATCGAGGCGCTGATGCGCGAGCGCCGGCGGATCCAGATCGACGAGGCCGACGATTTCCGCGTCATGGACATGGCGCAGATCGCCTCCATGCTGACCTCGGTGAACTCCGTGCTGACCGGACTTTTGTCGGCGGTGGCGGCGGTGAGCCTGCTGGTGGGCGGCATCGGCATCATGAACATCATGCTGGTCTCGGTCACCGAGCGCACGCGCGAGATCGGCATCCGGCTCGCCATCGGCGCCACCGCCCGGCAGGTGCTGACACAGTTTCTGGTCGAGGCGATCGTGCTGTCGGTGCTGGGCGGGGTGATCGGTATCCTGCTGGGCTTTGCCATCGCCTTCGCGGCCGCGCAGCTCATGGCGATTCCGTTTACGCCGAGCATCGAGATCGTCGGCCTCGCCTTTGTGTTTTCGGGGCTGGTTGGCGTGGTCTTCGGCTATTTCCCCGCCCGCCGCGCCGCCCGGCTCGACCCGATTGAGGCGCTGCGCCACCAGTGA
- the cbbR gene encoding LysR family regulator CbbR has protein sequence MRRLASLTFKQLRALEAVERTGSISRAAEELGLTAPAVHSQLKALDATFGCAMLSREGAGPFVATPEGRVLLQAHERADAGFRLALRRIDALQTGLAGTVVLGVVSTGKYFAPGIVARLRKSCPEIEVLLQVGNRDTIISALQDGALDLAIMGRPPRDPPLQAISLGDHPHVLIAPPDHPLAHAPRITPEDVLKETILMREPGSGTRILATRFLDRIGEGKTYERSEMGTNETIKQAVIAGLGLALISYHTVVEELRSGRLVTLDLPGLPIVRHWFLLHPEDAPLSGAARTVWEFIAAEKDSFLPRWPPA, from the coding sequence ATGCGTCGACTGGCCTCGCTGACCTTCAAACAGCTTCGCGCGCTGGAAGCCGTTGAAAGAACGGGCTCAATTTCCCGCGCGGCGGAAGAGCTCGGGCTCACGGCGCCGGCGGTGCACAGCCAGCTCAAGGCGCTGGATGCGACTTTCGGATGCGCCATGCTGTCGCGGGAGGGGGCGGGGCCGTTTGTTGCGACGCCGGAGGGCAGGGTGCTTTTGCAGGCCCATGAAAGGGCCGATGCCGGGTTTCGCCTGGCGCTGCGCCGAATCGATGCGCTCCAGACCGGGCTGGCGGGCACGGTGGTGCTGGGGGTGGTCTCGACGGGGAAATATTTCGCGCCCGGCATCGTGGCGCGGCTGCGCAAGAGCTGCCCCGAGATCGAGGTGCTGTTGCAGGTCGGCAATCGCGACACGATCATCTCGGCGCTTCAGGACGGGGCGCTGGATCTGGCGATCATGGGGCGGCCGCCGCGCGATCCGCCGCTCCAGGCGATTTCGCTGGGCGATCACCCGCATGTGCTGATCGCGCCGCCGGATCATCCGCTGGCCCACGCGCCGCGCATCACCCCCGAGGATGTGCTGAAGGAAACCATCCTGATGCGAGAGCCGGGATCGGGCACACGCATCCTGGCGACCCGGTTTCTCGACCGGATCGGCGAGGGCAAGACCTATGAGCGCTCCGAGATGGGCACCAATGAGACCATCAAGCAGGCGGTGATCGCCGGGCTGGGGCTGGCGCTGATCTCTTATCACACGGTGGTGGAGGAGCTGCGCAGCGGGCGACTGGTGACGCTGGATCTGCCGGGGCTGCCGATCGTGCGGCACTGGTTCCTGCTGCATCCGGAGGACGCGCCGCTCAGCGGGGCGGCCCGCACCGTGTGGGAGTTCATCGCCGCCGAGAAGGACAGTTTCTTGCCGCGCTGGCCCCCGGCCTGA
- a CDS encoding ABC transporter ATP-binding protein yields MGEETTGPLIVLRDVSRVYGEGEAEVRALDGVDLTIDQGEFIAIMGPSGSGKSTAMNIVGCLDRPTGGSYLFHDVEVGGLDRDQRAILRREYLGFVFQGFNLLPRSTALENVELPLIYKGVPPAERAARARSALEKVGLAGREHHQPSQLSGGQQQRVAIARAIVDNPMVLLADEPTGNLDTHRSREIMELLVALNRDDGITIIMVTHEEDMAEYAHRIVLFVDGRVQSEDYRPAEREG; encoded by the coding sequence ATGGGCGAGGAGACAACCGGCCCGCTGATCGTCCTGCGCGATGTCAGCCGCGTCTATGGCGAGGGCGAGGCCGAGGTGCGGGCGCTCGACGGGGTCGATCTGACCATAGACCAGGGCGAGTTCATCGCCATCATGGGGCCTTCGGGCTCGGGCAAATCCACCGCGATGAACATCGTCGGCTGCCTCGACCGGCCGACCGGCGGCAGCTACCTGTTCCACGATGTGGAGGTGGGCGGGCTCGACCGCGACCAGCGCGCGATCCTGCGGCGCGAATATCTCGGCTTCGTCTTTCAGGGCTTCAACCTGCTGCCGCGCTCGACGGCGCTGGAGAATGTCGAGCTGCCGCTGATCTACAAGGGCGTGCCGCCCGCCGAGCGCGCCGCGCGGGCGCGGTCTGCACTGGAGAAGGTCGGGCTTGCGGGCCGCGAGCATCACCAGCCCTCACAGCTATCGGGCGGCCAGCAGCAGCGCGTCGCCATTGCGCGGGCCATTGTCGACAACCCGATGGTGCTGCTCGCTGACGAGCCGACGGGCAATCTCGACACCCACCGCTCGCGCGAGATCATGGAGCTGCTCGTGGCGCTCAACCGCGATGACGGTATCACCATCATCATGGTCACCCACGAGGAAGACATGGCGGAATATGCCCACCGCATCGTGCTGTTTGTCGACGGGCGGGTGCAGAGCGAAGATTACCGGCCGGCGGAACGGGAGGGTTAG
- a CDS encoding efflux RND transporter periplasmic adaptor subunit encodes MGRSSAEISQTLQKAKQRRNPLWIGLVVVLLAAAGAWIWLGSASSQDGVRYVTEPVRRGSFQVDVTATGTVQPTTEVTVSSELSGTLASVEVDYNDRVSVGQVLARLDDTKLRAQLTNAEASLASATAKLVQAEASAREAQSNYDTQKRLDERGVTTHTDLIAFEAAHDRAQAAVEMAAADLKLAEANLVLAQADLEDAAIVSPIDGIVLDRLAETGQTVAASLSAPELFTLAEDLRRMEVQVDIDEADIGRVSEGNPATFTVDAYSGRRFEAQLAQLRYAPEETDGVVTYKGVLTVDNDELLLRPGMTATATIAVAQVEDALLVSNSALRYVPPQTASDTGGGGGGSGLVGLVMPSRGSLGGVSGRADASTVWVLRDGAAAEIAVETGQSDGRSTEIRSGDLAEGDLVIIDQTEAQ; translated from the coding sequence ATGGGACGCAGCAGCGCCGAGATTTCGCAAACGCTTCAGAAGGCAAAACAGCGGCGCAACCCGCTCTGGATCGGGCTTGTCGTGGTGCTTCTGGCGGCGGCGGGGGCGTGGATCTGGCTCGGCAGCGCGTCTTCGCAGGACGGGGTGCGCTATGTGACCGAACCGGTGCGCCGGGGCAGCTTTCAGGTCGATGTGACCGCCACCGGCACCGTGCAGCCCACCACCGAGGTCACCGTTTCCTCGGAGCTGTCGGGCACGCTGGCCAGCGTCGAGGTCGATTACAACGACCGGGTGAGCGTGGGGCAGGTGCTGGCGCGGCTCGACGACACCAAGCTGCGCGCGCAGCTGACCAATGCCGAGGCCTCGCTGGCCTCTGCCACGGCTAAGCTCGTGCAGGCGGAGGCAAGCGCCCGCGAGGCGCAGTCGAATTACGACACGCAGAAACGGCTGGACGAGCGCGGGGTGACCACCCACACCGATCTCATCGCCTTCGAGGCGGCGCATGACCGCGCACAGGCTGCCGTCGAGATGGCGGCGGCGGATCTCAAGCTCGCCGAGGCCAATCTGGTGCTGGCGCAGGCGGATCTGGAGGACGCGGCCATTGTCTCGCCCATCGACGGCATCGTGCTCGACCGGCTGGCGGAGACCGGCCAGACCGTCGCCGCCAGCCTCTCGGCGCCCGAGCTCTTTACCCTGGCCGAGGATCTGCGGCGGATGGAGGTGCAGGTGGATATCGACGAGGCCGATATCGGTCGCGTCTCCGAGGGCAACCCCGCCACCTTCACAGTCGATGCCTATTCCGGCCGCCGTTTCGAGGCGCAGCTTGCGCAGCTGCGCTATGCGCCGGAAGAGACCGACGGCGTGGTGACCTACAAGGGTGTGCTGACCGTCGACAATGACGAGCTGCTGCTGCGCCCGGGGATGACGGCCACCGCCACCATCGCCGTGGCGCAGGTCGAGGACGCGCTCCTCGTGTCGAACTCGGCGCTGCGCTACGTGCCGCCGCAGACCGCCAGCGACACGGGCGGCGGCGGTGGCGGCAGCGGGCTCGTGGGGCTCGTGATGCCGTCCCGTGGGAGCCTGGGTGGCGTGAGCGGCCGTGCCGATGCCTCCACCGTCTGGGTGCTGCGCGACGGCGCGGCCGCCGAGATTGCGGTCGAGACCGGGCAGAGCGACGGTCGCAGCACCGAGATCCGTTCCGGCGATCTGGCCGAGGGCGACCTCGTGATCATCGACCAGACCGAGGCGCAATGA
- a CDS encoding phosphoribulokinase has product MSKKHPIISVTGSSGAGTTTVKATFDQIFRREGISAVSIEGDAFHRYNRADMKAELDSRKAAGDETFSHFSYDANELDELEEIFRIYGETGTGRTRHYIHDDAEAERHGTPPGHFTDWKPFADDSDLLFYEGLHGAVKNDEVNLSALADLKIGVVPVINLEWIQKIHRDKASRGYTTEAVTDTILRRMHAYVHCICPQFIETDVNFQRVPVVDTSDPFIARWIPTADESLVVIRFKNPRGIDFPYLTSMIQNSWMSRANSIVIPGGKMDLAMQLIFTPMVQRLVNDSKRA; this is encoded by the coding sequence ATGAGCAAGAAACACCCGATCATCTCTGTCACCGGTTCCTCCGGCGCGGGCACGACCACGGTCAAGGCGACCTTCGACCAGATCTTTCGCCGCGAGGGCATTTCGGCGGTTAGCATCGAGGGCGACGCCTTTCACCGCTACAACCGCGCCGACATGAAGGCCGAGCTTGACAGCCGCAAGGCGGCCGGCGACGAGACCTTTTCGCATTTCTCCTATGACGCCAACGAGCTGGACGAGCTGGAAGAGATCTTTCGCATCTATGGCGAGACCGGCACCGGGCGCACCCGCCACTATATCCATGACGATGCCGAGGCCGAGCGCCACGGCACCCCGCCCGGCCATTTCACCGACTGGAAGCCCTTTGCCGACGATAGCGACCTGCTGTTCTACGAGGGGCTGCACGGCGCGGTGAAAAATGACGAGGTGAACCTCTCGGCACTGGCCGATCTCAAGATCGGCGTGGTGCCGGTGATCAATCTCGAATGGATCCAGAAGATCCACCGCGACAAGGCCTCTCGCGGCTATACCACCGAGGCGGTCACCGACACGATCCTGCGCCGGATGCATGCCTATGTGCATTGCATCTGCCCGCAATTCATTGAAACGGATGTGAATTTCCAGCGCGTGCCGGTGGTCGATACCTCCGACCCGTTCATCGCCCGCTGGATCCCCACAGCCGACGAGAGCCTCGTGGTGATCCGCTTCAAGAACCCGCGCGGCATCGATTTCCCCTATCTCACCTCGATGATCCAGAACTCCTGGATGAGCCGGGCCAATTCCATCGTGATCCCCGGCGGCAAGATGGACCTCGCCATGCAGCTGATATTCACCCCGATGGTGCAGCGGCTCGTCAACGACTCCAAGCGCGCGTGA
- the tkt gene encoding transketolase: protein MTIQQPIASTTEDLMANAIRALAMDAVQAANSGHPGAPMGMADVATVLFNRFMTLDPKHDTWPDRDRFVMSAGHGSMLVYAINHLLGYDDMPMEQLKRFRELGSRTAGHPEYGHAKGIETTTGPLGQGISTAVGMALAERMMNARFGEDLVDHFTYVIAGDGCLMEGISHEAIDLAGHLKLSRLIVLWDDNGITIDGGTELSTSTDQRARFAAAGWHVQAVDGHDKEAVAAAIETARVNDRPSMIACKTVIGFGAPNKQGSHDVHGAPLGEEEIAAAREALGWGWPPFEIPDQVRDGWRAVAARGVEARADWAKRLATSPKAEAFRAAHGAVDAKALDAAICAYKHRLSEDRPKVATRKASEMALEIVNGTLPNTVGGSADLTGSNNTKTKGQTPVKPGDYTGSYIHYGIREHGMAAAMNGIALHGGMKPYGGTFLAFADYCRPAMRLSSLMGVPVVYVMTHDSIGLGEDGPTHQPVETIASLRAMPNHLVFRPADAVETAEAWQIAMTQEATPSTLALSRQGLPTLRTRHTEANLTARGAYLLRDPGARDVTLIATGSEVEIAMAAADLLEADGIKAAVVSAPCFELFAQQGPEYRAEVLGTAPRIGIEAAIRQGWDLFLRPEDDFVGMTGFGASAPAPDLYRHFGITAEAVAGLAKDMK, encoded by the coding sequence ATGACCATTCAGCAACCCATCGCCTCGACCACCGAAGACCTCATGGCCAACGCCATCCGCGCGCTTGCCATGGACGCGGTGCAGGCGGCGAATTCCGGCCATCCCGGCGCGCCCATGGGCATGGCGGATGTGGCGACCGTGCTCTTCAACCGCTTCATGACGCTCGATCCGAAACACGACACATGGCCCGACCGCGACCGCTTTGTCATGAGCGCGGGCCATGGCTCGATGCTGGTCTACGCGATCAACCACCTGCTGGGCTATGACGACATGCCGATGGAGCAGCTCAAGCGCTTCCGCGAGCTCGGGAGCCGCACCGCCGGGCACCCGGAATACGGCCATGCCAAGGGGATCGAGACCACCACCGGGCCGCTCGGTCAGGGCATCTCGACCGCCGTGGGCATGGCGCTGGCCGAGCGCATGATGAATGCGCGGTTCGGCGAGGATCTCGTCGATCACTTCACCTATGTGATCGCCGGCGACGGCTGCCTGATGGAAGGCATCAGCCACGAGGCCATCGACCTTGCCGGCCATCTGAAACTGTCGCGCCTGATCGTGCTTTGGGACGACAACGGCATCACCATCGACGGCGGCACCGAGCTTTCCACCTCCACCGACCAGCGGGCGCGTTTTGCCGCCGCCGGCTGGCATGTGCAGGCGGTCGACGGGCATGACAAGGAGGCGGTCGCCGCCGCCATCGAGACCGCGCGGGTGAACGACCGCCCGTCGATGATCGCCTGCAAGACGGTGATCGGTTTCGGCGCGCCCAACAAGCAGGGCAGCCACGATGTACATGGCGCACCGCTGGGCGAGGAAGAGATTGCCGCGGCCCGCGAGGCGCTTGGCTGGGGATGGCCGCCCTTCGAGATCCCGGATCAGGTCCGGGACGGGTGGCGCGCGGTGGCGGCGCGCGGCGTCGAGGCCCGCGCCGACTGGGCCAAACGGCTGGCGACGAGCCCGAAGGCGGAGGCGTTCCGCGCCGCGCATGGCGCCGTCGATGCGAAGGCGCTCGATGCCGCGATCTGCGCCTATAAGCACCGGCTATCCGAGGACCGGCCCAAGGTCGCCACCCGCAAGGCCAGCGAAATGGCGTTGGAGATCGTCAACGGCACCCTGCCCAACACGGTCGGCGGCTCAGCGGATCTGACCGGCTCGAACAACACGAAGACCAAGGGGCAAACCCCTGTGAAGCCCGGAGATTACACCGGCAGCTACATCCATTACGGCATCCGCGAGCATGGCATGGCGGCGGCGATGAACGGCATCGCGCTGCACGGGGGCATGAAGCCCTATGGCGGCACCTTCCTGGCCTTTGCCGATTACTGCCGGCCCGCGATGCGCCTCAGCTCTCTGATGGGCGTGCCGGTGGTCTATGTCATGACCCATGACAGCATTGGGCTCGGCGAGGACGGCCCGACCCACCAGCCGGTCGAGACCATCGCGTCCTTGCGCGCCATGCCCAACCATCTGGTCTTCCGCCCCGCCGACGCGGTGGAGACCGCCGAGGCCTGGCAGATCGCCATGACGCAGGAGGCCACCCCCTCGACGCTGGCACTGTCGCGGCAGGGGCTGCCCACGCTGCGCACGCGCCACACAGAGGCCAACCTGACCGCGCGCGGCGCCTATCTCCTGCGCGATCCCGGTGCCCGCGACGTGACGCTGATCGCCACCGGCTCGGAGGTGGAAATCGCAATGGCCGCAGCCGATCTGCTGGAGGCCGACGGGATCAAGGCCGCCGTGGTCTCCGCCCCCTGTTTCGAGCTTTTCGCGCAGCAGGGCCCGGAGTATCGCGCCGAGGTTCTGGGCACCGCCCCGCGCATCGGCATCGAGGCCGCGATCCGACAGGGCTGGGATCTTTTCCTGCGCCCCGAGGACGACTTTGTCGGCATGACGGGCTTTGGCGCCTCGGCCCCCGCGCCCGATCTCTACCGCCATTTCGGCATCACCGCAGAGGCCGTGGCCGGCCTCGCCAAAGATATGAAATAA
- a CDS encoding NAD(P)/FAD-dependent oxidoreductase produces the protein MTKTVAVIGAGIVGVSTAIWLQREGHRVVLIDRTGPGEGTSHGNAGVLAASSVVPVPGPGLWRSAPRMLLDPNQPLFVKWSYLPKMAPWLMRFLSQATAGAVRRRAAAIRPIIGDSYNDHLALATGTGAERWLHAADYLHLYADRAAFDADAFGFSVKRENGFGWELLEGPALRDYDPAFSPALSCAVRFAGHGRISDPGRYVKALAAHAEAQGARLVTGAVSDIVQVGGAVSGVRIGGETIACDAAVLTAGAWSGPLAAKLGVRPQLESERGYHIELYEPSVMPRAPAMVTTGKFVATPMEGRLRLAGIVELGGLDLPASDAPFALLERQIRAAMPGLSWKKTVRWMGHRPSMADSLPVIGAAPALKGAYMGFGHDHVGLTGGPKTGRLLAQLISGHTPNIDLAPYAPDRFR, from the coding sequence ATGACAAAGACGGTGGCAGTGATCGGCGCGGGGATCGTCGGGGTTTCGACTGCGATCTGGTTGCAGCGCGAGGGGCATCGCGTGGTACTGATCGACAGGACCGGCCCCGGCGAGGGCACCAGCCACGGCAATGCCGGCGTGCTGGCCGCCTCCTCGGTGGTGCCGGTGCCCGGCCCCGGCCTGTGGCGCAGCGCGCCGAGGATGCTGCTCGATCCGAACCAGCCGCTTTTCGTGAAGTGGTCCTACCTGCCGAAAATGGCGCCCTGGCTCATGCGCTTCCTGTCGCAGGCCACTGCCGGCGCCGTGCGCCGGCGCGCCGCAGCGATCCGCCCGATCATCGGCGACAGCTATAACGATCATCTGGCGCTCGCCACCGGCACCGGCGCCGAGCGCTGGCTGCATGCGGCGGATTACCTCCATCTCTATGCCGACCGCGCCGCCTTCGATGCCGATGCGTTCGGGTTTTCGGTGAAGCGGGAAAACGGGTTCGGCTGGGAGCTGCTGGAGGGGCCGGCCCTGCGCGACTACGACCCGGCCTTCAGCCCGGCCCTGAGCTGCGCGGTGCGCTTTGCGGGCCACGGGCGGATCTCCGACCCGGGCCGCTATGTGAAGGCGCTGGCCGCACATGCGGAGGCGCAGGGCGCGCGACTGGTGACCGGCGCCGTCAGCGATATCGTGCAGGTGGGCGGTGCGGTCAGCGGCGTGCGGATCGGCGGCGAGACCATTGCCTGCGATGCCGCCGTGCTGACCGCCGGCGCCTGGTCCGGCCCGCTGGCGGCAAAGCTTGGCGTCAGGCCACAGCTCGAATCCGAGCGCGGCTATCATATCGAGCTCTACGAGCCCTCGGTCATGCCGCGGGCGCCGGCGATGGTCACCACCGGGAAATTCGTCGCAACACCGATGGAGGGCCGGCTGCGGCTCGCCGGCATCGTCGAGCTTGGAGGGCTGGATCTGCCGGCCTCGGACGCGCCCTTCGCGCTGCTCGAACGCCAGATCCGGGCGGCGATGCCGGGGCTGAGCTGGAAAAAGACCGTGCGCTGGATGGGGCACAGGCCGTCCATGGCGGATTCGCTGCCGGTGATCGGCGCGGCGCCGGCGCTGAAAGGCGCCTATATGGGGTTCGGCCACGATCATGTCGGGCTGACCGGCGGGCCGAAGACCGGGCGGCTGCTGGCCCAGCTCATCTCTGGCCACACGCCCAATATCGACCTCGCGCCCTACGCCCCCGACCGCTTCCGCTGA